Proteins encoded by one window of Candidatus Odinarchaeum yellowstonii:
- a CDS encoding Lrp/AsnC ligand binding domain-containing protein, translating into MTVVFMLVEVETGRIHDVLEKMKLIEGVKELYAITGPYDIIAKVSAKDMETVKNIVEKIHGIDGIVRTLSSIVLPF; encoded by the coding sequence ATGACTGTTGTCTTCATGTTAGTGGAGGTTGAAACTGGAAGAATACACGATGTATTAGAAAAAATGAAGTTAATAGAAGGTGTGAAAGAGTTGTATGCTATTACAGGGCCATACGATATAATAGCTAAAGTTTCAGCTAAAGACATGGAAACTGTTAAAAACATAGTTGAGAAAATCCATGGAATAGATGGAATTGTGAGAACTTTAAGCTCTATAGTCCTACCATTCTAA
- a CDS encoding HAD family hydrolase has product MIKAVLFDLYLTLIDVSRVNQEEQDKAAYNVVSKFGLKKGFEEFKDVFKKVYEKWKEFRQKYLIEVNPRVWWQETLLKLGIPPKLKLVESILEERHKIFLKQIKLYDDVIDVLKILNKRNILIGIMSNCSDARYAKEELEYLGLADYVDFFISSAEYGRRKPDVNLFLNVLSSIPFTKEEIIMIGDDYKNDVEPWRRLGVKAYLLRRESGDPDENTIHTLYELNKIISIN; this is encoded by the coding sequence ATGATTAAAGCTGTTTTATTCGATTTATATCTAACTTTAATAGATGTGAGCCGCGTCAATCAAGAGGAGCAGGATAAAGCTGCATATAATGTTGTCTCTAAATTCGGTTTAAAAAAAGGCTTCGAAGAGTTTAAAGATGTTTTCAAGAAAGTTTACGAGAAGTGGAAGGAGTTCAGACAGAAATATCTTATTGAAGTTAATCCGAGAGTTTGGTGGCAGGAAACGCTTTTAAAGCTAGGAATACCTCCTAAGTTGAAACTTGTAGAAAGTATTTTAGAAGAACGGCATAAAATATTTTTAAAACAGATTAAATTATACGATGACGTTATCGATGTTTTAAAGATTTTAAATAAAAGAAATATTTTAATAGGTATAATGAGCAATTGCTCGGATGCGAGATATGCTAAAGAAGAATTAGAGTATTTAGGGTTAGCTGATTACGTCGATTTTTTCATATCCTCCGCGGAGTATGGTAGACGGAAACCTGACGTAAATCTGTTCTTAAACGTGTTATCCAGCATACCTTTCACGAAAGAAGAGATTATCATGATAGGCGACGATTATAAAAACGATGTTGAACCTTGGAGGAGACTAGGAGTCAAAGCTTATTTACTGAGGAGAGAGAGCGGCGACCCGGATGAGAATACAATACACACCTTATATGAATTAAATAAGATTATTTCAATAAATTAA
- a CDS encoding SPFH domain-containing protein — MPQVIEWNSAGAYDIVWKYPVDRLGWGSALVVRENQAAIFYRDGKAYDVLGPGRYELSTANLPFLTKAYATLRGWGKSPFTAEIIFVTRSEIQGKFGGRGQSSDPAPLMFHGEFYFKIEDPKLFVINLVGNQHIYDTISVTNFLRSFIVEKCIDYLAAHDLRTVFTQVDETSERVKAGVRTVFKKWGIELTDLKFLGLDTTEEYRERIFWIAQGVSADKMATLETVKTAAKELGKSGSASIGTGMMLIPQLLQQAQQPAMRMIVCSNCGSQSLVSSNYCIHCGHPLKSSKTEAKFCSKCGAPLSNTAKYCSECGAKVV, encoded by the coding sequence ATGCCTCAAGTTATTGAATGGAACAGCGCTGGCGCCTATGATATAGTTTGGAAGTATCCTGTTGATAGATTAGGCTGGGGGTCAGCCTTAGTCGTGAGAGAAAACCAAGCTGCTATATTTTACAGGGATGGGAAAGCATATGATGTTTTAGGTCCAGGCAGATATGAGCTTTCTACAGCTAACCTCCCATTTTTAACGAAAGCGTATGCTACTCTTAGAGGATGGGGTAAAAGCCCCTTTACAGCTGAAATCATATTTGTAACACGCTCCGAGATTCAGGGTAAATTTGGTGGCAGAGGCCAGTCAAGTGATCCGGCGCCTCTGATGTTTCACGGAGAATTCTATTTTAAAATCGAGGATCCTAAACTTTTCGTAATTAATCTTGTAGGCAACCAGCATATTTATGATACAATATCTGTAACTAATTTTCTCCGCTCCTTTATAGTGGAAAAGTGCATAGACTATCTGGCAGCTCATGATCTGAGAACAGTTTTCACACAAGTAGACGAGACAAGTGAGCGGGTTAAAGCTGGTGTGCGAACCGTGTTTAAAAAGTGGGGTATTGAGTTAACAGATTTAAAGTTTCTAGGACTCGATACCACAGAGGAATATCGCGAACGGATTTTCTGGATCGCTCAAGGTGTATCAGCTGATAAAATGGCCACTTTAGAAACTGTTAAAACCGCGGCTAAAGAGTTAGGTAAATCAGGCTCAGCTTCAATAGGAACAGGTATGATGCTTATACCTCAACTGCTTCAACAAGCTCAACAACCAGCTATGAGAATGATTGTATGCTCTAATTGTGGCAGTCAATCTCTCGTTTCATCAAACTACTGTATCCATTGCGGTCATCCTTTAAAATCATCTAAAACAGAAGCTAAGTTTTGCAGTAAATGCGGAGCTCCGCTTTCTAATACAGCTAAATACTGTAGTGAATGCGGTGCGAAAGTGGTTTAA
- the gdhA gene encoding NADP-specific glutamate dehydrogenase, with translation MVDYITSVYETVVDKNPAQKEFHQAVKEVLESLRPAIEKHPEFKQHKILERIVEPERQVIFRVPWVDDKGEIHVNRGMRIQFNSAIGPYKGGIRFHPTVYEGIIKFLGFEQIFKNALTGLPMGGGKGGADFDPKGKSETEIMRFCQAFMLELFRHVGPDTDVPAGDIGVGTREIGYMFGMYKKLRNEFTGVLTGKGLEWGGSLVRTEATGYGVTYFAAEMLKVKNMDFKGKIVMISGSGNVAQYAVQKVTQLGGKVVTVSDSDGTVYDPDGIDAKKWEYILELKNVKRGRIKEYAEHFGRNIQYLPGQRPWRIGTHVDIAMPCATQNELDLEDARALVNNGVKVVCEGANMPTTLEATEYLIKNGVAFGPGKAANAGGVATSGLEMAQNSQRLSWTWEEVEAKLRNIMINIHKTTYETAKKYGYPGNYVVGANIAGFLKVAKAMIDQGVV, from the coding sequence ATGGTTGATTACATTACTAGTGTTTATGAAACTGTTGTTGATAAAAACCCGGCCCAGAAAGAATTTCATCAAGCTGTTAAAGAAGTTTTAGAATCTCTCAGACCTGCTATTGAAAAACACCCAGAGTTTAAACAACATAAAATACTCGAACGAATAGTTGAACCTGAGCGTCAAGTTATTTTCCGTGTTCCATGGGTTGACGATAAAGGTGAAATACATGTTAACAGAGGTATGCGCATACAATTCAACTCTGCGATAGGCCCATATAAAGGCGGCATAAGATTCCACCCAACTGTTTACGAAGGTATCATTAAATTTTTAGGATTCGAGCAAATCTTTAAAAACGCTCTAACAGGTCTACCTATGGGTGGTGGAAAAGGAGGAGCCGACTTCGATCCTAAGGGGAAATCTGAAACAGAGATTATGAGATTCTGCCAAGCTTTCATGTTGGAGCTGTTCAGACATGTTGGGCCTGACACTGATGTTCCAGCCGGTGATATAGGCGTCGGAACACGCGAGATAGGTTATATGTTTGGGATGTATAAGAAGCTTCGAAACGAGTTTACGGGTGTTCTCACAGGTAAAGGCTTGGAGTGGGGTGGATCCCTTGTAAGAACAGAAGCTACAGGATACGGTGTAACATATTTTGCAGCTGAAATGTTGAAAGTTAAGAACATGGATTTCAAAGGCAAGATTGTGATGATTAGCGGTTCAGGTAACGTAGCGCAGTATGCTGTTCAAAAAGTAACGCAGCTAGGCGGTAAAGTTGTAACGGTTAGCGACTCTGATGGAACTGTTTATGACCCTGATGGTATAGACGCTAAGAAATGGGAGTATATTCTAGAGTTAAAGAATGTTAAACGCGGTAGAATAAAGGAGTACGCTGAACACTTCGGTAGAAACATACAGTATCTACCAGGCCAGCGACCGTGGAGAATTGGAACACACGTAGATATAGCTATGCCATGCGCTACTCAAAACGAGCTAGATTTAGAAGACGCGCGTGCTCTTGTTAACAACGGAGTTAAAGTGGTATGCGAAGGTGCTAATATGCCGACTACTTTAGAAGCTACCGAGTATCTTATAAAAAATGGTGTGGCTTTCGGACCAGGAAAAGCAGCTAACGCAGGCGGTGTAGCCACTAGCGGTCTTGAGATGGCTCAAAACAGTCAACGTCTTAGCTGGACATGGGAGGAAGTTGAAGCTAAACTTAGAAACATTATGATTAATATTCACAAGACAACCTATGAGACTGCTAAAAAATACGGCTATCCAGGAAACTATGTTGTTGGAGCCAATATCGCCGGCTTCTTAAAAGTAGCTAAAGCGATGATCGATCAGGGTGTTGTATAA
- a CDS encoding ribosomal protein L13e, with protein MELPKSLVKCPFTPHIIRAGRGFSLGEIKESGVEINLLKKLGVYVDRRRRSVHKENINALKNILKIMEKTETSRKIKEDKTLKTGVKKKAVKKTGKTVEENAS; from the coding sequence ATGGAGCTGCCTAAAAGCTTAGTTAAATGTCCTTTCACACCTCACATAATAAGAGCTGGACGCGGTTTCAGCTTAGGTGAGATAAAAGAAAGCGGCGTGGAAATAAACTTGCTTAAAAAATTGGGAGTATACGTTGATAGAAGAAGGCGAAGCGTTCATAAAGAGAATATTAATGCTTTAAAAAATATTCTAAAAATAATGGAAAAAACTGAGACTAGTAGAAAAATTAAGGAAGATAAAACTTTAAAAACAGGCGTTAAGAAAAAAGCGGTTAAAAAAACAGGTAAAACAGTTGAAGAAAATGCGAGTTAA
- a CDS encoding CoA-binding protein yields the protein MSKKCATEILTMGSDEIQKILYKAKVIAVVGMSRDPSKLAHIIPKYLLEHGYQIIPINPNAKEILGLKSYSSLEDVPDNIKIDILEIFRPPEEIPALVEVAHKKRIPVVWLQVGLRSKEAAEKAAKYGIIFVENLCIRREHMLMMGTFF from the coding sequence TTGAGTAAAAAATGTGCGACTGAAATTTTAACGATGGGTTCTGATGAAATCCAGAAAATTCTTTATAAAGCTAAAGTTATAGCGGTTGTAGGAATGTCACGTGATCCAAGTAAACTCGCCCATATAATACCTAAATATTTATTAGAGCACGGTTATCAGATTATTCCAATCAATCCTAATGCAAAAGAAATATTAGGGTTAAAATCCTATAGCTCTCTTGAAGATGTGCCTGATAATATTAAAATAGATATTTTAGAAATATTCAGACCGCCTGAGGAGATACCCGCTTTAGTTGAAGTCGCTCATAAAAAACGGATCCCAGTAGTCTGGTTGCAAGTAGGTTTAAGAAGTAAAGAGGCGGCTGAGAAAGCGGCTAAATACGGTATAATATTTGTAGAAAACCTTTGTATAAGAAGAGAGCATATGTTAATGATGGGGACATTCTTCTAA
- a CDS encoding PfkB family carbohydrate kinase produces MFGLIAVGNPVYDEIITPYISTNGRVLSGCSTNAALVAKRLGVERVGLIGAVGPDYRERFISDLKRFGVEALQILYSKSTGGFKLVYFDNGDRTLQVLGVAERIRFEKLSNTAVEAMKNAKFILLGPILSEIDRGFVESLKKICKGKLFLDPQGIIRKIGYNNIIEHVFNLNEVKEIIGLVDFVKPNEFEAEALTGLKDPSKSAMLLSEWCGGGVAIVTLGEKGSVISFNGEVFKIPPYKTFARDPTGAGDSYAGAFITRLLSGDSLIEAAYYASAAASIMVEYTGPEFNMSHEEVEKRLNMIKNL; encoded by the coding sequence GTGTTTGGTTTAATAGCGGTTGGAAACCCTGTGTACGATGAAATAATCACGCCTTACATTTCCACGAATGGGCGTGTTCTATCAGGTTGTAGTACAAACGCTGCTTTAGTTGCTAAAAGACTTGGAGTTGAGAGAGTAGGGTTAATAGGGGCTGTTGGACCAGATTACCGTGAGCGATTTATTAGTGATCTTAAAAGATTTGGGGTTGAAGCCTTACAGATTTTATATAGTAAAAGCACAGGTGGCTTCAAATTAGTTTACTTCGATAACGGTGATAGAACACTTCAAGTATTAGGCGTCGCTGAGAGAATTCGATTTGAAAAACTTTCAAACACAGCTGTTGAAGCTATGAAAAATGCTAAATTTATTCTACTCGGGCCGATATTAAGTGAAATAGACCGGGGCTTCGTGGAATCTTTGAAAAAAATATGCAAAGGGAAATTATTCCTAGATCCGCAGGGGATTATTCGAAAAATAGGCTATAATAATATAATTGAACATGTATTCAACTTAAATGAAGTAAAGGAGATAATAGGATTAGTCGACTTTGTTAAACCTAACGAATTTGAGGCTGAAGCTTTAACCGGTTTAAAAGACCCTTCTAAGTCCGCTATGTTACTTTCAGAGTGGTGCGGTGGAGGTGTGGCAATAGTTACTTTAGGTGAAAAGGGCTCGGTTATATCATTTAACGGCGAAGTGTTTAAGATTCCACCTTATAAAACGTTTGCGCGTGATCCCACCGGGGCTGGTGACAGTTACGCGGGGGCGTTCATCACTCGACTGTTATCCGGAGACAGCCTTATCGAAGCAGCGTATTATGCTTCCGCAGCCGCTTCTATAATGGTAGAATACACCGGCCCTGAGTTTAATATGAGCCATGAAGAAGTTGAAAAGAGATTAAATATGATAAAAAACTTATAA
- a CDS encoding CDP-alcohol phosphatidyltransferase family protein, whose product MLGKLREKYQKMMSPVGVFFSKLGLTPNIITFISFLVSICAGVVLALNMLVLGVIFIILTGFVDMLDGAVARATGKSTRFGAVWDHLLDRYAEFNIVFGLAFSLYSLWYIPFITIFSMIMASFVRAKAESVGKLEKCTVGLAERQEKLLILIVGCLLTYFYSAPVVLSFTILDLALLLITVLSQITVIQRLKYTWDMTKGG is encoded by the coding sequence ATGTTAGGTAAGCTGAGGGAAAAATACCAGAAGATGATGTCCCCTGTAGGTGTGTTCTTCTCAAAGCTTGGTTTAACACCTAACATTATAACGTTTATAAGTTTTCTTGTGAGTATTTGCGCTGGTGTAGTGTTAGCGTTAAACATGTTAGTTTTAGGGGTAATATTTATAATCTTAACAGGATTCGTCGACATGTTAGATGGTGCTGTAGCTAGAGCTACAGGTAAATCAACAAGGTTCGGAGCTGTATGGGATCATTTACTCGACCGCTACGCGGAATTCAATATAGTGTTCGGTTTAGCCTTCAGCCTTTATTCACTCTGGTATATTCCGTTTATAACTATCTTCAGTATGATTATGGCGAGTTTTGTTAGGGCGAAAGCGGAATCTGTTGGGAAACTTGAGAAGTGTACTGTTGGATTAGCTGAAAGACAGGAGAAACTTTTAATTTTGATCGTGGGTTGCTTACTAACCTATTTTTATAGTGCGCCGGTGGTTCTCTCATTCACGATTCTAGATCTCGCTTTACTTCTTATCACTGTTCTCTCTCAGATCACGGTTATTCAACGCCTCAAATACACGTGGGATATGACTAAAGGTGGTTGA
- the lysS gene encoding lysine--tRNA ligase has protein sequence MSEMRVWIEEIADEILKRKTDKIVINSGKSISGRIHIGIFRELFICDSLKRILDKKGFDAEFYFILDDYDPAKKFPSYIPSDYDKYIGAPFSDIPSPFSEGESYAEFFAKELISTFSSFGLNPKILWTSKLYNTVEMKNIIRTVINKVDEIRSILISYVGETLNEEDAEEYRREVAERYPISVVCKRCGKMQVIDKGKIKPNRVLNYIKETDEVIYYCHSCKKEFKEKLEDARLKLTWRVDWPAKWFLLKVTCEPAGKDHTVKGGAYDTGLRICQEVFGYEGPVKIGYEWLRYGDVDMKTHKGIIFTPREYLEIGQPEVLRYLIIRTPPSKHISFRPELLPQYIDEYERFERVFFNNQLDASDEEKYEASILYPLTLVDEKIQTIKPKLPFRFAVIFSQLKEIMNPQAIMVKAQEVVKKIYKIPVITDRELKEIEETIRKAANWVLKYGSENYKIHISKSISGDIKESLTEAQKTVIRKVAELLSQGDFTEEELQNKIFNIIKEVEGLDVKKGFESIYMVILGKKYGPRLGSFLLSLDRDWLIERLNTVLK, from the coding sequence ATGAGCGAGATGAGGGTTTGGATAGAAGAAATCGCAGATGAAATACTGAAACGAAAAACGGATAAAATTGTAATTAATTCAGGGAAATCTATAAGCGGTAGAATTCATATAGGAATATTCAGAGAGCTTTTCATTTGTGATAGTTTAAAAAGAATTTTAGATAAGAAAGGGTTTGATGCTGAATTCTATTTCATATTAGACGACTATGACCCTGCTAAAAAATTCCCATCTTACATTCCCTCCGACTATGATAAGTATATTGGAGCGCCGTTTTCAGACATCCCAAGTCCCTTCAGCGAAGGAGAATCATACGCTGAATTCTTTGCAAAAGAGTTGATTTCAACATTCTCATCATTCGGGTTAAACCCTAAGATCTTATGGACTTCGAAACTCTATAACACAGTTGAAATGAAAAATATAATTAGAACAGTGATAAATAAAGTAGACGAAATTAGAAGCATATTAATTAGCTACGTGGGAGAGACATTAAACGAAGAAGATGCGGAGGAATATAGAAGAGAAGTAGCTGAGCGTTATCCAATCAGCGTTGTTTGTAAACGATGCGGTAAAATGCAAGTAATCGATAAAGGGAAAATAAAACCGAACAGAGTATTAAACTATATTAAAGAAACGGATGAAGTGATCTATTACTGTCATTCATGCAAAAAAGAATTTAAAGAAAAACTAGAGGATGCTCGACTTAAACTTACTTGGAGAGTGGACTGGCCTGCTAAATGGTTTCTATTAAAAGTTACATGTGAGCCGGCTGGAAAAGACCACACTGTTAAAGGAGGAGCGTATGACACTGGGCTTCGAATATGCCAAGAGGTCTTCGGCTATGAAGGACCTGTTAAAATCGGATATGAATGGCTAAGGTACGGAGATGTAGATATGAAAACTCATAAAGGAATCATATTCACCCCTCGAGAATACCTAGAGATCGGCCAGCCGGAAGTTCTTAGATATCTGATTATACGCACACCGCCATCTAAACACATAAGCTTCAGACCTGAGCTTCTACCACAGTACATCGACGAATATGAGCGGTTTGAAAGAGTTTTCTTCAATAATCAACTTGACGCAAGCGACGAGGAAAAATATGAGGCGAGCATACTATATCCGTTAACACTGGTAGATGAGAAAATTCAAACTATTAAACCGAAGCTGCCGTTCAGGTTTGCAGTTATCTTCTCCCAGTTAAAAGAGATAATGAACCCACAGGCGATCATGGTTAAAGCCCAGGAAGTTGTTAAAAAAATATATAAAATACCAGTTATCACGGATAGGGAGTTAAAAGAAATAGAGGAAACGATTAGAAAAGCCGCGAACTGGGTTTTAAAATATGGTTCTGAAAACTATAAGATACATATTTCCAAGAGTATAAGCGGGGATATTAAAGAAAGCTTAACAGAAGCTCAGAAAACTGTTATAAGAAAAGTTGCAGAGCTACTCTCTCAAGGAGACTTCACAGAAGAGGAACTACAGAATAAAATATTCAATATTATAAAAGAAGTTGAAGGGTTAGACGTTAAAAAAGGCTTTGAATCAATATACATGGTGATTTTAGGGAAAAAATACGGGCCTAGACTAGGCTCATTTCTGTTATCTTTGGATAGAGACTGGTTGATTGAAAGATTAAATACGGTTCTAAAATAG
- a CDS encoding Lrp/AsnC ligand binding domain-containing protein, which produces MPPIISYILIITKIGREHEIAESTRKIKGVTESLIVYGQFDIVVRIETETLQELDRAVTLIRKMDGVEQTSTLISS; this is translated from the coding sequence ATGCCACCTATAATATCCTATATTTTAATTATAACGAAAATAGGTAGAGAACATGAAATAGCGGAGTCAACTAGAAAGATTAAAGGAGTTACTGAAAGCCTTATAGTCTACGGACAGTTTGATATCGTTGTTCGAATAGAAACGGAAACCCTTCAAGAATTAGATCGAGCAGTCACTTTAATAAGAAAGATGGATGGGGTTGAACAGACGAGCACACTGATTTCATCTTAG
- a CDS encoding DUF1805 domain-containing protein: MFTLKSFNVDNKIVVGLKVDVLNPPLLLIIGEKGVLSCGYFDLKTAAKFNVPVAIVRGVKNFEDMWDAEVQELTDSANRLGVVKGERGEEAIRKFSGVI, from the coding sequence ATGTTTACTTTAAAATCATTTAATGTAGATAATAAGATAGTGGTCGGTTTAAAAGTGGATGTGCTAAATCCGCCTCTGCTTTTAATAATAGGGGAGAAGGGCGTTCTCTCCTGCGGTTATTTCGATTTGAAAACAGCTGCGAAATTTAACGTCCCAGTGGCTATTGTAAGAGGTGTTAAAAACTTCGAGGATATGTGGGACGCTGAAGTTCAAGAGTTAACTGATTCAGCGAACCGTCTAGGCGTCGTTAAAGGTGAAAGAGGGGAAGAGGCTATTAGAAAATTCAGTGGAGTAATATAA
- a CDS encoding threonyl-tRNA synthetase editing domain-containing protein, with the protein MRLLLIHAKTMKYRVTEEVKISAKDLVDEENKWFEFRNVLVSFTAIEASDETDPERIADKCVEELIQVNERIKAERILIYPYAHLFAPHLAKPKTAIQILNLIEEKLKERDMEVYRAPFGWYKEFNIHCLGHPLSESSRIISLEN; encoded by the coding sequence ATGAGACTGCTGTTAATTCACGCAAAAACAATGAAGTATAGGGTAACTGAAGAGGTTAAAATATCTGCCAAAGACCTGGTTGACGAAGAGAATAAATGGTTTGAATTTAGAAATGTATTAGTTTCATTCACAGCCATAGAAGCCTCCGATGAAACTGATCCTGAAAGAATAGCAGATAAATGTGTGGAAGAATTAATTCAAGTTAATGAGAGAATTAAAGCGGAGAGAATTCTAATATACCCTTACGCTCACCTCTTCGCACCCCACCTCGCGAAACCCAAAACAGCTATTCAGATTTTAAATCTAATAGAAGAAAAATTAAAAGAGAGAGATATGGAAGTTTACAGAGCTCCCTTCGGATGGTATAAAGAATTCAACATCCATTGTCTAGGACACCCACTCTCCGAGAGTTCTAGAATAATATCACTTGAAAACTGA
- a CDS encoding aminopeptidase P family protein: MNRVSRFKKIIEEKAIKKFLVSSPVNIYYLTGFQPTTEAYLLYTEQDGFELHVTSIDYLEAKNFERDFTVVKTPIELTISDHMKNRLEKINGNIFIEYSHLTYSLFNKFFNTGNVKCENGDEIIISMREVKDLDEIEKITKAIKITEKGVLTAQQNILEGKTELELAAETEYEMRRNGAEWFSFESLIVAGVRSANPHAKSTLNKLNKKDLVIVDIGCRYEGYCADITRTFTVGEADKRQKEIYDLVREAQEHAIEKIEPGVKASFIDLTAREYLKEKNYDQYFIHTLGHGIGLEIHEAPPISFRNNSNIKQGNVFTIEPGVYIPGWGGIRIEDIILVGEKKAKVLTNLPKVI; the protein is encoded by the coding sequence TTGAATAGAGTCAGCCGGTTTAAGAAGATTATAGAAGAAAAAGCGATTAAAAAATTCTTGGTAAGCTCACCGGTCAACATATACTATTTAACAGGGTTTCAGCCTACTACAGAAGCATATTTACTATATACTGAACAAGACGGATTCGAATTACATGTTACAAGTATAGATTACCTTGAAGCTAAAAACTTTGAAAGAGACTTCACAGTTGTGAAAACACCTATAGAACTAACAATCAGCGATCACATGAAAAATAGACTTGAAAAAATAAACGGTAACATATTCATAGAATACAGCCACCTAACATATTCACTCTTCAACAAATTTTTCAACACCGGTAACGTGAAATGCGAGAACGGAGATGAAATAATAATCTCAATGAGAGAAGTTAAAGACCTGGATGAAATAGAGAAAATCACTAAAGCCATTAAAATAACTGAGAAAGGAGTTTTAACAGCTCAACAAAATATTTTGGAAGGTAAAACAGAACTAGAGCTAGCCGCTGAAACAGAATATGAGATGAGAAGAAACGGAGCTGAATGGTTCTCGTTCGAAAGTTTGATAGTAGCGGGTGTGAGAAGCGCTAACCCGCATGCGAAAAGTACACTAAATAAACTGAATAAAAAAGATCTTGTAATAGTGGACATAGGATGCAGATATGAAGGTTACTGCGCGGATATAACTAGAACATTCACCGTGGGAGAAGCCGATAAACGGCAAAAAGAAATATATGATTTAGTTAGAGAAGCCCAAGAACACGCTATTGAAAAAATAGAACCCGGCGTTAAAGCAAGTTTCATAGATTTAACAGCACGCGAATACCTAAAAGAAAAAAACTACGATCAGTATTTTATACACACTCTCGGACACGGCATAGGTTTAGAAATCCATGAAGCCCCCCCGATATCATTTAGAAACAATTCGAATATAAAACAGGGAAACGTGTTCACAATTGAACCCGGCGTC